Genomic segment of Mycolicibacterium sarraceniae:
CGACCCGCAGGACCGGCCGAATGTTTCCGCGGTTGTCCTCATGGTCCAGCCACACCACCTCCGTCCGGTCCGGAATCGCCGGGACGTAGGAGTCCAGCACCCGTGAGGCGGCGTCACCGATCTCGGTCAGTGCCGCGATCGCCTCGCTGCGCGCCGCGGCGGCCTTGGGATCTTTGGGTGCGGGGTCGATATCACCGCGGGCTGCGGTGGCGGCATCGCGCAGTGCGGTCAGGTAGGTGGCGAGTTCGTCGTCGAGGTAGTCGAGCCGGCCGGGCTCCGCGTCATGGATCGCCGAGGAGAACGTCGCCACCGCCGCTTCCATCCGCTGCGCGAGCTGTGGGCTGACGAGGCGGGCGATGCGCCGGGTGGCCACGCCGAGCGGGGCGGGGGTCAGCTCGCCGGTGGCCACCGACGTCACCCGATCCACCAACTCATGGGCCTCGTCGACCACCAGGTATTCGTGTTCGGGTAGCACCGCGGCGTCGGCGATCGCGTCGATGGCGAGCAGCGCATGGTTGGTGACGACGATCTCGGCGCGCCCGGCTTCACCGCGCGCACGTTCCGAGAAGCAGTCGGTGCCATACGGGCAGCGGGCCATGCCGAGGCATTCCCGCGCCGTGACGCTGACCTGCGACCAGGAGCGGTCGGGGACGCCGGGTGTCAGTTCGTCGCGGTCGCCGGTCTCGGTGTCCGACGCCCACGCCGTCAATCTGGCGACGTCGCGGCCCAATGCGGTGGCCGCGACCGGTTCGAACAGTTCTTCCTGCGGTGCTTCAGCGTTCTCTTCGCCGCCGCCGTTGTGAATCTTGTTCAGGCACAGATAGTTTCGACGCCCTTTCAGCAGGGCGAACTTGGGCCGCCGGGGCAGGCTGGCGGCCAGCGCGTCCACGAGGCGGGGCAGGTCGCGGTCAACGAGCTGGCGCTGCAGGGCTATCGTCGCGGTGGACACCACGACGGGCTTTTCGTCGGCGACCGCGCGGGCGATCGCCGGGATGAGGTAGGCCAACGACTTACCGGTTCCGGTGCCGGCCTGCACCGCCAAGTGCTCGCCGCCTTCGAACGCCCGCGCCACGGCCTCGGCCATCTGCACCTGCCCAGGCCGTTCGTTTCCGCCGAGCGCGGTCACCGCCGTCGCCAGCAACTCGGTCACCGGCGGTAGTTCGTCGGTGCTCACCGTATCCGCACCTGGCGGGTCGGGATCGCCGGTTCGCCCTGGGACAGCGCCAGACCCTCCCACGGCAGGCTGCGCAGACCGCTGGCCACCAACGCGCGCGCCGCAGCCAGATCGGGTACGCCGACAGGCCGCCCCCCGCGCACCAGTGGCACGGTCAGTGCGCGCGCGGGATCGGTCAATTCGAGGGGTGCCGACACCGGGTAGATGACCTCCTCGATGATCGTGCCCGTCGGCCGGGACAGCCGAAGGGCTGCCTTGCGGCCACCATGAGATTCCTTGCGGCTGCTGCGTTTTTCCACCGGCAGGCCGTCCACCTCGACGAGCTTGTAGACCATGCTGGCGGTGGGCGCTCCGGAGCCGGTGGCCACCGAAGTTCCGACACCATAGCTGTTGACCGGATCAGCGCGCAGCGCCGCGATCGAGAATTCGTCGAGATCGCCGGACACGACGATCTGGGTGCCTGTCGCGCCGAGATCGTCGAGCTGAGCGCGTACCCGGCGGGCCAGCACGCCGAGGTCGCCGGAGTCGATACGCACGGCACCGAGTTCGGTTCCGGCGACCGCGATCGCATTGGCCACCCCGGTGGTCACGTCGTAGGTGTCGACCAGCAGGGTCGTCCCGGTGCCCAGCGCGTTGACCTGCGCGCTGAATGCCGCTTGTTCGTCTGGGCCGTCGGCCGTCGTGTAGAGCATCGTGAACGCGTGCGCGCTGGTCCCCATCGCGGGAATGCCATAGCGGCGGTTGGCTTCGAGATTGGACGTTCCGGTGAAACCGGCGATGTAGGCCGCGCGCGCCGAGGCCACCGCCGCCTGCTCGTGGGTGCGCCGTGAGCCCATCTCGATCAGTGTTCGGCCGGCGGCCGCGCTAACCATTCGAGCGGCCGCCGAGGCGATCGCGGTGTCGTGATTGAAGATCGACAGCGCCAGGGTTTCCAGCAGGACGCATTCGGCAAAAGTGCCGGTGACCGACAGAATCGGGGAACCGGGGAAGTACAGCTCGCCTTCGGCGTAACCGTCGATATCGCCGGTGAAGCGGAAGTCCCGGAGGTAGTCCAGCGTCGTGGAGTCCAGGAAGGACGCCAGGGGCTCCAGGGCCGTGTCGTCGAAGATGAACTCGCGCAAGGCATCCAGGAACCGGCCCGTCCCGGCCACCACCCCGTAGCGCCGGCCGTCGGGCAGACGGCGGGCAAACGCCTCAAAGGTGGTCGTGCGTGCGGCCGACCCGTCATGCAGCGCGGCGGCAAGCATCGTCAGCTCGTATTTGTCCGTCAGCAGGGCGGCGCTCACAGCGCAACGGTATTCCCCGTCCCACGGGCTGGATAGCCAATGACCCGGCTCGCTATCCTTGTGGCCATGGGCTCGCAAGCAGCTCCGACTCGACCGGACGCCGCAGGACAGCAACAGACGGATACCGTCAGCGCCCTGGACACCCCCTGGGTGACTATCGTCTGGGACGACCCGGTCAACCTGATGAACTACGTGACGTACGTGTTCCAGAAGCTTTTCGGCTACAGCGAACCGCACGCGACGAAGCTCATGCTGCAGGTTCATCAGGAGGGTAAGGCGGTGGTATCCGCGGGGAGTCGGGAGTCCATGGAAGTAGACGTGTCCAAACTGCATGCCGCCGGGTTGTGGGCGACCCTGCAGCAGGACCGCTGAGCGCGTGCGGAAATGGAAGCGGGTCGACACCGCTGAGGGTCCCCGGTTCCGGTCTGCTCTGGCGCCACATGAGGCGGCGCTGCTGAAGAATATGGTGTCCTCGGTGCAGGGCATGCTAGACGAGCGCGAGGCCGCGACGCCGTCGGATCCACTCGAGCAAATCACCGGGATCCGGGCCGGCAACCCGCAGCCGCCCGAGGACTCCACCATGCGGCGGCTGCTGCCCGATTTCTTCAAGCCGCAGCGCGATCACCCAGCCGGTTCGGCGGTCGCCGAGAGTCTCAACGGTGCCCTGCGCAGCCTGCACGAGCCCACGATCATCGATGCTAAAAAGGCTGCAGCGCAACGGGTTCTGGACACGCTCCCCGATGGAGGCGGCCGTTTCGAGATCACCGAGGGCGACGCCAACGCCTGGATAGCCGCGATCAACGACGTCCGGCTTGCGCTGGGCGCGATGCTCGCGATCGGGCCCGAGGGCCCGGACCGATTGCCGGCCGACCATCCGCTGGCCGGGCACCTCGATGTGTATCAGTGGCTGACCGTCCTGCAGGAGTATCTAGTGCTGGGCCTGATGGGTAAACCGATCCGGTGACCGGATCTATCACCGACGTCGACGGCATCCTCGTCGGTCATCACGGCCGGCTCGACCCTGATGCGACGCTGGGATCGGGCTGGGCCTGCGGCAGCACCGTGATCGTCGCGCCACCGGGGACGGTCGGGGCCGTTGACGTCCGGGGTGGTGCCCCCGGTAGCCGCGAGACCGATCTGCTCGACCCGGCCAACAGCGTCCGCCACGTCGACGCCGTCGTCTTGACCGGTGGCAGCGCCTACGGGCTGGCTGCCGCCGACGGCGTGATGACGTGGCTGGAGGAACAGGGCCGCGGGGTCTCGATGGCGGGCGGCGTCGTCCCGATAGTTCCGGCCGCGGTGATTTTTGACCTTCCCGTTGGCGGCTGGGGATGCCGGCCGACCGCAGACTTCGGCTATGCGGCCGCGCAGTCGGCCGGCGTGGACATGGCAGTCGGCACCGTCGGGGCGGGCATCGGAGCGCGCGCGGCGGTGCTCAAGGGCGGTGTCGGCACCGCCTCGATGACGCTCGATTCCGGCGTGACCGTCGGCGCGATCGTCATCGTCAACAGCGCGGGCAACGTCATCGACCCGGCCACCGGCCTGCCCTGGATGAGCCACCTGGCCAAGGAGTTCGGGCTGCTCAGTCCGCCCGCCGAGCAAATCGCCGCGCTCGCCGCGCTGGATGCCGAGTCCGGTCCACTGAACACCACCATCGCGGTGGTCGCCACCGACGCCGCGCTGTCCCCGGCCGCCTGCCGGCGCTTTGCGGTGGCCGCCCATGACGGCCTGGCGCACACCATTCGCCCGGCGCACACCCCGCTGGACGGGGACACCGTCTTCGCGTTGGCCACCGGGGCCATCGAGCTCGAACCGGACCCGGACACCCCGGCGCAGATGGCACCGGAGACCAAGCCGCTCGCGAGGCTGGGCGCGGCCGGGGCAGACTGTTTGGCGCGCGCGGTGCTGGTCGCGGTGCTGGCCGCGGAGTCGGCGGCCGGAATACCCACCTACCGCGACCTGTTACCTGGTGCGTTCGGCGCATCTGCCCGCTGAGCTCGACCACAGGAGGACATCCCACCGTGCTGGTGATCCGTGCCGACCTGGTCGACGCCATGGTCGCCCACGCCAGGGCCGACCACCCCGATGAGGCGTGCGGGGTGCTGGCCGGGCCGGAGGGGTCCGATCGTCCTGAACGGCATATCGCGATGGTCAACGCCGAGCGGTTGGGCACCGGCCGATTCCTGCGCGAGCATGTCCCCGGTATCGCGATCGTCGCTGCCGAACCGCGCTACGGCGAAGGCGTCTACGCACTGCGCAATATCGACGAGGGCTTCATCCCCGAGCTGTACGACCCCGAGGTGCTGACCACCCGTTTCTCGGTCGGCTCGATCGACGCACTGCGGCGCACCCGGGAGTTGGTTCAGGTCGAGGGCATCTTCGCCGGCATCTCCATCGGCGCGATCCTGCACGCCGCACTCGGTGTCGCAGCCAAGGCGCGCAACGCCGGTCAGCGCGCCGACGTGGCATTCACTGTGTGTGACGCCGGTTGGAAGTATCTGTCCACCGGTGCCTACGCCGGTAGCCTGGACGAAGCCGAGGAGGCTTTGGAAGGGCAGCTATGGGCATGACCGGACCGCAGCCGAAGAAGCGGGCGCTGTGGATGACGGGTGGCATCACGATCCTGTCGTTCGTCGGCCTTCTGTACGTCGTCGAAGCCGTCAATCAGGCCACGGGCGACCGCCTCGATTACCGCGGCGGCATCCGGCCTCTGCAGACCGACGGGTTGTGGGGCATCCTGTTCGCCCCGCTGCTTCACGCGGACTGGCAGCACCTGATCTCGAATACCGTGCCCGCGTTGGTGCTCGGCTTTCTGATGACACTGCTTGGCATGTCGCGGTTCATCTTCGCGTCGGTATTCATCTGGATCGCAGGCGGTTTCGGCACCTGGCTGATCGGCAGGGTGGGCAACACCTGTGGGGGCGAACCCAACATCATCGGGGCGTCCGGTCTGATCTTGGGATGGTTAACCTTTCTGCTGGTGTTCGGATTCTTCACCCGCACGCTGTGGCAGATCGCCGTCGGCATCCTGGTGCTGCTGTATTACGGCACTGTCCTGTTCGGCGCACTGCCTCAGGTCGGCTGCACCGGCATCTCCTGGCAGGGCCACCTGTGCGGTGCGGTGGCCGGGGTGTTCGCGGCGTACGTGCTGTCCGGCCCGGAACGCAAAGCCCGGGAACGCAGGAAGGCCGGCCAGTTGCCCGGCTTGACCTCATGAGCGACCGTCTCGCGCCGGTCGGCATCTTCGACTCCGGTGTGGGCGGGCTGACGGTGGCCCGCTCGATCATCGACCAGCTGCCCGACGAGGACGTTATCTACGTCGGCGACACCGGCAACGGCCCGTACGGTCCGCTCACCATTCCCGAAGTCCGGGCGCATGCCCTGGCGATCGGGGACGATCTCGTCGAGCGCGGGGTGAAGGCCCTCGTCATCGCCTGCAACACCGCGTCAGCGGCCTGTCTGCGCGACGCCCGCGAACGCTACGACGTGCCCGTCGTCGAGGTGATCCTGCCGGCCGTGCGCCGTGCAGTGACCACCACCCGGACCGGGCAGATCGGTGTGATCGGGACCCAGGCAACCGTCGCATCCGGCGCCTATCAGGACGCGTTCGCCGCTGCCCGCGACGTCGACGTCACGGCGGTGGCCTGCCCGCGCTTCGTGGACTTCGTCGAGCGCGGCGTGACCAGTGGCCGCCAGGTGCTGAACCTGGCCGAGGGCTATCTCGAGCCGTTGCAGCGCGCGCAGGTCGACACGCTGGTGCTCGGCTGCACGCACTACCCGTTGTTATCCGGGCTGATCCAGCTGGCGATGGGGGATTCGGTGACGCTGGTGTCCAGCGCCGAGGAGACGGCCAAAGACTTGCTGAAAGTGCTGACCGAGTGCGATTTACTTCGGCCGCACGAGGCCCCGGCGGCGACGCGGCTGTTCGAGGCGACGGGGGATCCCGAGGTATTCACGGCCCTGGCGGCCCGCTTCCTGGGGCCGGCGATCACCGGTGTCCACCCTGTTCAGCGTCACGCCAGCGCGACGACGTGATTCTCGTATCCAAACCCGTCATGTTTTCCTCTTGCGGCATCTGGGCATGGCAAGCTAGCGACTGTGCGAATCACCATTCTTGGTTGCTCTGGCAGTGTTGTCGGGCCTGATTCGCCGGCGTCCGGGTACCTGCTGACTGCTCCGGACACACCACCGTTGGTTCTCGATTTCGGCGGCGGGGTGCTCGGCGCGTTGCAGCGCTACGCCGACCCCAACGACGTCCACGTTCTGCTGTCGCATCTTCATGCCGATCACTGCCTGGATCTGCCCGGCCTGTTCGTGTGGCGCCGTTACCACCCGAACCCGGCCAAGGGTCGCGCAGTGATGTATGGCCCCAGCGACACGTGGAGTCGACTGGCCGCGGCGTCCTCGCCGATGGGTGGCGAGCTCGACGACTTCTCCGACATCTTCGAGATCCATCACTGGCAGGACAAACAGCCGGTGCAATTCGGCGCGCTGAAGGTGCTGCCGCGCTTGGTGACGCATCCGACCGAGTCATTCGGCATGCGGATCACCGATCCGAGCGGTGCCACTCTGGTCTACAGCGGCGATACCGGCGTCTGCGATTCGCTCGTCGAGTTGGCCAGCGGTGCAGACGTTTTCCTCTGTGAGGCGTCCTGGACCCACGCGCCGGACCGTCCGCCGCATCTACATCTGTCTGGCACCGAGGCAGGTCAGATGGCCAAGCGTGCCGGCGTCGGCGAACTGTTGCTGACCCACATCCCGCCCTGGACCTCCCGCGAGGACGTCATCAGCGAGGCCAAGGCCGCGTTCGACGGGCCCGTGCATGCCGTGGTGTGCGGCGAGACCATTGAGGTCCATCGGCACTGACACGCTCCGCTAGGGTTGCGACGTGTCCCGACGACAAGACGGCAGGCTTGACGACGAGCTGCGGCCGGTCACCATTACCCGCGGCTTTACCTCCAACCCGGCCGGCTCGGTCCTGATCACCTTTGGCGAAACCCGGGTGATGTGCACGGCCAGCGTCACCGACGGTGTGCCGCGCTGGCGCAAGGGTTCGGGGCAGGGCTGGCTCACCGCCGAGTACGCGATGCTGCCCGGCGCTACCCACACCCGCTCGGATCGGGAATCGGTAAAGGGTCGCCTCGGCGGACGCACCCAAGAGATCAGCCGGCTGGTCGGCCGCTCGTTGCGGGCGTGCATCGACCTGGCCGCGCTCGGCGAGAACACGATCGCCATCGACTGCGATGTGTTGCAGGCCGATGGCGGAACCAGGACCGCGGCGATCACCGGCGCCTATGTCGCGCTCTCCGATGCCGTCACCTATCTGGCTGCGCTCGGCAAGCTGTCCGACCCGCGCCCATTGTCGTGTGCGATCGCCGCGGTCAGCGTCGGTGTGGTCGACGGCCGGGTGCGCGTTGACCTTCCCTACGAAGAGGATTCGCGCGCCGAGGTCGATATGAACGTCGTCGCCACCGACACCGGAACGCTCGTCGAGATCCAGGGCACCGGTGAGGGTGCGACCTTCCCACGCTCGACGCTGGACAAGATGCTCGACGCGGCGCTTGCATCATGCGAGACGCTGTTCGCCGTCCAGCGCGAAGCGCTGGAACTGCCCTATCCCGGAGTGCTGCCGGAAGGCCCGCCGTCGAAGAAGGCGTTCGGGTCCTGAGCCAACTTCTGGTCGCCAGCCGCAACCCGAAGAAGCTGGCCGAGCTGCGCCGGGTGCTCGATGCCGCCGGACTGTCCGGGCTCACGCTCGTCTCACTCGATGATGTGCCGCCCTTCGAGGAGGCTCCCGAGACCGGGGCCACCTTCGAGGAGAACGCGTTGGCCAAGGCACGTGACGGCTATGCCGCCACCGGTCTGCCGACCGTCGCCGATGACTCCGGGATCGCGGTCGACGCCCTCAACGGAATGCCGGGGGTGCTGTCGGCGCGCTGGGCCGGCGTGCACGGTGAGGACACCGCCAACAACGACCTGCTGTTGGCCCAATTGCGCGACGTGCCCGACGAGCGGCGGACGGCGGCGTTCGTCTCCGCGTGCGCACTCGTCTACGGTCCCGGTCACGCTGACCATGCCGTCGTACGCGGCGAGTGGCCGGGCGTGCTCGCTCGCGAACCACGAGGCGAGGGCGGCTTCGGCTATGACCCGTTGTTCGTCCCGGAGGGGGGGACTCGCAGCGCCGCGCAGCTCAGCGCGGCGGAGAAGGACGCGGCGTCACATCGTGGTCGGGCGCTGGCGCTGCTGATCCCGGCGCTGCGTGCGCTGGCCAGGTGAGTACTAGCAAATTTTGCTAGTGCATCTAACTGTGTCATGATGCCGAGATGGGTCGTCATGCGGTCCGGGTGGCGCACCCCGGTGTTCTGATCGCCGTGCTGGCGGCTGCCGGTATCAGCGTGTCGCTGATGCAGACGCTGATGATCCCGCTGATCCCCGAGCTGCCGACGCTGCTGCACACCAGCCCGGCGAATGCCTCGTGGGCGATCACAGTGACGCTGCTGACCGCGGCGGTGACCACCCCGGTATTCGGCCGGCTTGGTGATATGTACGGCCCCAAGCCGATGCTCATCGTCTGCGCGGCAACCCTGACCGCTGGCTCGCTGATCGCCGCGATGACCACCTCACTGCTGCCGTTCATCATCGGCCGTGGACTGCAAGGCTTCGGCATCCCGATCATCCCGCTCGCTATCAGTGTGTTGCGGGCCGCGATACCGGCCGACCGAGTCGGCTCGGCCATGGGCTTGATCAGTTCGTCTTTGGGGGTCGGTGGCGCGCTGGGGCTCCCGCTGTCGGCGGTGATCGCCCAAAAGACCGACTGGCACGTATTGTTTTGGGGCGCAAGCGCTCTCGGCATGATGGCGATGCTGCTGTTCTTTTTCCTGGTGCCCAACATTCCGGCGACCTCGGCCGACCCATTCGACCCGCTGGGCTTCGTATTGCTCACCACCGGGTTGGTGACCCTGCTCCTGCCGATCACCAAGGGTTCGACCTGGGGGTGGACGAGTTCGACGACGCTGTCGCTGTTCGGCGTGTCCGTCGTGGTGTTCGCCGTCTTCGCCCGTTGGCAGTTTCGAACGGCCTCGCCGATGGTTGATCTGCGGACGACGCTGCGCCGTCCGGTCTTGACCACCAACATTGCGGCGATCTTGGTGTGCTTTTCGATGTTTGCGCTTTCCTTGGTCGCTCCGCAGCTGCTCGAGCTACCGAAGGGGACCGGATACGGCTTGGGACAGTCCATGTTGCAGGCGGGTCTGTGGATGGCACCCGGTGGTCTGGCGATGATGGTCGCGTCCCCCCTTGCGGCGCGGGTGGCCGGCCGCCGCGGCGCGAAGTTCACGTTGGTGTGTGGTGCGGCGATTATTGCGGCCGCCTACCTGGGCGCGCTGTGGGGACTCGGCAGTCCGGTGGCGGTGATGGTCGTCAACATCGTCATCAGCCTCGGGGTGGGCTTCGCGTATTCGTCGTTGCCGGCGCTCATCAACGCCGCGGTGCCGATATCTGAGACGGCGGCCGCCAATGGAATCAACGCTCTCGCTCGGTCGCTGGGCACATCGATATCCAGTGCGGTGATCGGTGTGGTGCTCGCGACAATGACGATCACTTACGCCGGGCACGTCATGCCGTCGCTGCAGGGTCTGCGGATCGCATTGCTCATCTCCGCTGGGGTCGCGGCACTGGCCGCGGTGATCGCGATGACGCTGCCGGCTGCGGACGCTGCCGCCATCGAGGAGTGGTCCTCCGAGGAACTCGAGCTCGAGGCCGATCCGGTCTAGAGGTTGAAGCGGGTCTTGAGCTCCCGGGTCTGAACCTGCTCGACGATGATGCCCAGCAGCGGGATGGTGCCGGCCAGCAGGACGCCGATGGTCTTGGCGATCGGCCAGCGCACCTTTACCGCCAGGTTTGCGGTGAACAGCAGATACACGAAGTAGACCCAGCCGTGCACCACGCCGATCCAGGTGGGTGGGTCGTCGACTTTCACGATGTACTTCATCACCATCTCGTAGCAGAGCGCGATCAGCCAGAGGCCGGTGGTCCAGGCCAGGACCCGGTAGCCGAGGAGGGCTTTGCGGATCGTCTCGTTCGGGACGCCCGTCTGGGCTTCGGGCGACTCGGGTGCACTCATGCGGTGGTCCTGTTCTGATCTTCGTGGGTCTTGCTCGTCAGGTCGGTCTGGTCGGCCTGGGCCAGCTCGGCTAGGTAGGAGTTGTATTCGCGCATTACGGGGTCGACGTCAGTGGAACCGGCGTGGGCCGTTGGTCGTTCGGGCAGCAGTCCGGCGGGGATCTCGGTGACGGTGTCGGCCGCCGGTGCAGCCTCGGACGGGGCTTCTTCGTAACGGATGAACTTGCGGTAGGCGTACACGCAGAAGCCGGCGAACATTGGCCACTGCAGGGCGTAGCCCAGGTTCTGGAAGCTGCCCGAGTTCGACTCGAATCGGCTCCACTGCCACCAGCCCAGCGCCAGGCAGGCGGTGGCGGCGATGATCACTCCGATGATCAGCGCGAACCGGTGCCGGCGCGTCGTGGACACACCACGACGGTACCGTGCCAGCGGTTATGGGTTAAACCGCGCGTGACGCCGCGCACTTCGGGCCGATGAATTCGTCGAGGCGTGCGGTGGCGGCCTTGCGGTAGATCGAGACGACGTATTTGGTCGACCGGGTCCACGGGATGCCGAGTTGATGGAGGGTTGCGGTGAACAGGCCGAGGATATCGACTCGGAGTGGTTCGTGAAGTGGTAGCGGATGCTCTTCACGCCGCGGTCGTCGGCGATGACGCGACAGCCGTCGCTGTGGATCAGGCCTCGGATGAAGTCTTCTGGTGCTTGGTCCACGAGTTCTTGCTGCCACGGTTCCAGCTTGATCAGCCTGCGGTGCTTCAGGCCGGGTCCGTGTTGGGGGAACAGGCATGGCCAATGTTTCGAGTAGAGGCACACGTTGACGCAACCTTTGGGGTGCGTGCCTAGCCAAGCGTGCTGTCCGGGCATCACCTCGTCGATGGCCGCGCGGCAGCTCTCGATGATGCCCGGGTATTTCTTGTCCAACGCGATTCGCAACCGCCAGACGCGGCCGGCTTTCGATATGCAGCCATCACCGAGGTAGAGGCCGAGCAGATATGTGTACGCCTTTACTGGGAACGTGTCGAAGTCGTGGACTGTCCCGCAGGGCGCGTCAGCCGTCGGGCGCCGAATCGTTGGCGTTGTCTGGTGGCGCCACTCCTTGATCGTCGCGCGGGGTATGCCCGTGCGACGAGCGATCTCGCAGTCGTTGACACCAGCGGCGATGAGCCGCCGTGCATTCGCGAATTCTTCATGCGAGCGGATAGCGCCAGCCCTCCTGCCTTGTGATCGACGCTAGGACTGACTACCGACAGATTCCGGAGTCGAGTTGGCGGTAGACTTGGCCGTCCTGCGGGCGTGGCGCAATTGGCTGACGCGATGGCTTTAGGTGCCATTGTTCGAAAGAACGTGGGGGTTCGAGTCCCCCCGCCCGCACAATTTCACCCATGTGAGTGGCCCTTCGAGGCCTTCCCGCCGATGCCGAATAGTGTTCAGGCATGACTACCGCAGCCAATCAGCCAGCCGTTGTCGTGGGTATCGACGGATCGGACACCGCGCTCGGTGCTGCCCAGTGGGCCGCGGAGTTCGCCGCTAAACACGGGTCTGCGCTGACGCTCGTGCACGCGATCCCCAAGCTGCACTGGGATTTCGCCAGCGCTGACGCACCCGCCGACCTCGACCGAGCCGCTCGCTCCGACGGAGTGCTGGCCGCGGCGGAGACAGCCGTGCGGTCGACGCATCCAGATCTCGCGATCCATCCGACAGCGGTCAAAGGTGCGGTCGCGACAACACTGGTGGACGCCTCGGATTCCGCCCGGCTTGTGGTGGTGGGCACGGGTGCGGCGGACCATCGCGCACTGGGCGGGCACGCCGTAAAGGTCGCCCATCGGGCGCTCTGCCCCGTCGTCGTCTGGCGGCAACCGGTCGCCAAGCGGACGGGCAAGCCGCTGCCCGTCGTCATCGGTGTCGATGAATCGGACCAGTCGACCCGCGCCCTCGCCGAGGCTTTCGACATCGCTGCCACGTTGCATGCACCGCTGACGGTGGTGCATATGTGGGAGATCGGCGCGGCGGTTGGCATGGGCGATCTCGGCGGTGAGGGGCCCATGGACTGGCAGCTGCTCGATCTGTTGCAGACCCAGCAGCGCCAACGGATGGACGCGTTGGTCGAACCGTTCGCCCGTAAGTACCGGAACGCCCACGTGAACAAGGTCTTTCAGGACATCAGCCCGGCAAAGGGGCTCACCGATCTGTCCCGGGAGGCCCAGCTGGTGGTCGTCGGCAGCCACGGCCGCGGGAAGCTCGCCGATTCGATCTTCGGTTCGGTCAGCCAGAATCTGATCCATCACGCCGAATGCCCGGTGCTGGTGGTTCGGTAGAGATGTGTCGTACGCCGGGGCTAGCGTCGGACCATGGCACTCAAGACCGAGAACATCACATTCGACACCACCGATCCCGAAGGCCTCGCAGCATGGTGGGCACGCGCTCTTGACGGTGAGGTGACTCCCGTTGCCCCACCCTTCTTCGTCGTCGTCAGCCGTCCCGACGGTCCGGGCCTGGCCTTCCAGCAGGTCGAGGATCCGACACCGGGGAAGAACAAGGTCCACCTTGATTTCTCCACCGATGATGTCGAGGGGGAAGTCGCGCGGTTGGTCGAGCTGGGTGCGACCGAAACCGCACGTAACAGCTGGGGTGACTTCGGTTGGGTGGTGCTCGCCGACCCCGACGGGAACGCGTTCTGCGTGGCACCGCGCGGCTAGCATCGACACTGCCCCCGCGCTGGTGAATACTGCTGGTTCCCAACGGTTTTGACGTTGTCGAGCGACAACGTTCTTGACTTCCGCGCTGACCGATCGATATCGCCGGGTTCGATGACATCGATGTCTGTGGCCATGGCAACAGGTCCATGAACGGGGCATCGCCCTCTTGACGGCGCGCCGGACAGAACCTCGGCGGCAATCCGTTCGCCGTAGCGTAGGTTGTTCGACATACATGACCTGCGTCACTGTCTCGCCCGCGTCGGCCGGATCTCACTATCACAACTCTGCAAATCTAATAGTTAATCTAACAATAGGACTCTAAGGTCGGTCTCAGGTACTTGTGCGAGATCGGAGCTACGGTAATCGAGTTGGGCAAAGTCGCATACGTCGTCTTCTTCGTAGCAGCGGCAGTGTGGCTGGCCCTGACAGCCGAAAGTGAATAGCACTGAGAGCGAGTGGCGACAACGATGAGCGAGTCCATCATGACTTCGGTCGAC
This window contains:
- the murI gene encoding glutamate racemase, with translation MSDRLAPVGIFDSGVGGLTVARSIIDQLPDEDVIYVGDTGNGPYGPLTIPEVRAHALAIGDDLVERGVKALVIACNTASAACLRDARERYDVPVVEVILPAVRRAVTTTRTGQIGVIGTQATVASGAYQDAFAAARDVDVTAVACPRFVDFVERGVTSGRQVLNLAEGYLEPLQRAQVDTLVLGCTHYPLLSGLIQLAMGDSVTLVSSAEETAKDLLKVLTECDLLRPHEAPAATRLFEATGDPEVFTALAARFLGPAITGVHPVQRHASATT
- a CDS encoding cyclic nucleotide-degrading phosphodiesterase, with product MRITILGCSGSVVGPDSPASGYLLTAPDTPPLVLDFGGGVLGALQRYADPNDVHVLLSHLHADHCLDLPGLFVWRRYHPNPAKGRAVMYGPSDTWSRLAAASSPMGGELDDFSDIFEIHHWQDKQPVQFGALKVLPRLVTHPTESFGMRITDPSGATLVYSGDTGVCDSLVELASGADVFLCEASWTHAPDRPPHLHLSGTEAGQMAKRAGVGELLLTHIPPWTSREDVISEAKAAFDGPVHAVVCGETIEVHRH
- the rph gene encoding ribonuclease PH, with product MSRRQDGRLDDELRPVTITRGFTSNPAGSVLITFGETRVMCTASVTDGVPRWRKGSGQGWLTAEYAMLPGATHTRSDRESVKGRLGGRTQEISRLVGRSLRACIDLAALGENTIAIDCDVLQADGGTRTAAITGAYVALSDAVTYLAALGKLSDPRPLSCAIAAVSVGVVDGRVRVDLPYEEDSRAEVDMNVVATDTGTLVEIQGTGEGATFPRSTLDKMLDAALASCETLFAVQREALELPYPGVLPEGPPSKKAFGS
- the rdgB gene encoding RdgB/HAM1 family non-canonical purine NTP pyrophosphatase → MSQLLVASRNPKKLAELRRVLDAAGLSGLTLVSLDDVPPFEEAPETGATFEENALAKARDGYAATGLPTVADDSGIAVDALNGMPGVLSARWAGVHGEDTANNDLLLAQLRDVPDERRTAAFVSACALVYGPGHADHAVVRGEWPGVLAREPRGEGGFGYDPLFVPEGGTRSAAQLSAAEKDAASHRGRALALLIPALRALAR
- a CDS encoding MFS transporter, which encodes MGRHAVRVAHPGVLIAVLAAAGISVSLMQTLMIPLIPELPTLLHTSPANASWAITVTLLTAAVTTPVFGRLGDMYGPKPMLIVCAATLTAGSLIAAMTTSLLPFIIGRGLQGFGIPIIPLAISVLRAAIPADRVGSAMGLISSSLGVGGALGLPLSAVIAQKTDWHVLFWGASALGMMAMLLFFFLVPNIPATSADPFDPLGFVLLTTGLVTLLLPITKGSTWGWTSSTTLSLFGVSVVVFAVFARWQFRTASPMVDLRTTLRRPVLTTNIAAILVCFSMFALSLVAPQLLELPKGTGYGLGQSMLQAGLWMAPGGLAMMVASPLAARVAGRRGAKFTLVCGAAIIAAAYLGALWGLGSPVAVMVVNIVISLGVGFAYSSLPALINAAVPISETAAANGINALARSLGTSISSAVIGVVLATMTITYAGHVMPSLQGLRIALLISAGVAALAAVIAMTLPAADAAAIEEWSSEELELEADPV
- a CDS encoding DUF3817 domain-containing protein: MSAPESPEAQTGVPNETIRKALLGYRVLAWTTGLWLIALCYEMVMKYIVKVDDPPTWIGVVHGWVYFVYLLFTANLAVKVRWPIAKTIGVLLAGTIPLLGIIVEQVQTRELKTRFNL
- a CDS encoding universal stress protein; translated protein: MTTAANQPAVVVGIDGSDTALGAAQWAAEFAAKHGSALTLVHAIPKLHWDFASADAPADLDRAARSDGVLAAAETAVRSTHPDLAIHPTAVKGAVATTLVDASDSARLVVVGTGAADHRALGGHAVKVAHRALCPVVVWRQPVAKRTGKPLPVVIGVDESDQSTRALAEAFDIAATLHAPLTVVHMWEIGAAVGMGDLGGEGPMDWQLLDLLQTQQRQRMDALVEPFARKYRNAHVNKVFQDISPAKGLTDLSREAQLVVVGSHGRGKLADSIFGSVSQNLIHHAECPVLVVR